CAGAAAGGCTTCCTCTGCTTGAAAGAACTGAATCCAGGCTCTAGGAAAGGCTCTGCAGAAATATTatctctctggctgcagctggctTGCAATTAATAACTTAGCATGGCCCCTGGGAGTGGGGCAGCTGGAATTCATAGAGCATTTGCCGTAACTGTGAAATCAGCAGCACCAAGTTATTGCCTTACCTGGCACTGTATTAGCAGGGACGAAGTCTCTTTTCTCTTgtcctctctcttttccatcttttcctccTGGTCTTTTGCCAGTGGAGATGGAACCCATGCAGACTGAACCCTGGTCTCACCCAGCAGCTTGTTCAGATTGCCTTCCAGGAGCCGCCGCTGGACCACACTATGTGGCTGCTGTCTCCatcacaaagaaagagaaattccAGCTAAGTATTGCTCTAAGAACAAGGACATTTGCTAGGCCAGGGAAGCAGATTGCAAATGTTTGaccttttttaatgaaagacagGCTTATCCCAAAAAAGCTGTCTTTAAATCCCAAGATTGTTTCTGTAGCCACTAAGGTGATGTTAAAGTGTTGGGATGCCTGTGACAGGCGGATCTCTGGGTTGCAATTATTGGAGGAGAAGAACATGAGCCTGATGCACGCTCTCCCCACACACATCTGTTCCTTCAGCTAAACATGCACTCAGCAGTCTTATACATGTTCAGGTACTGCAATACAGTAGCTGATGTGTGTGTGCTGACATCCAACCAGGCACACTCACACCTTCTAATATGGGAGAGGATGGGGGACACGGCATGTGTATGATGTACCTGTGGGTAAGAAGGCAGGACTCCAGAAATTTTAGGTGCACAAGCAATTACTGGTGGAAAAGCAGGAAGCTTCCACTGCATAGGAACTTAAAACTAGCTTCTAGCGTTCCTTGGCATCTGTCTTTGCTCTCCTCCATCAGAAGTGATACTATTTTTGGCTCCCTAGTTGGGGAGCATCTATGAAGCCTATGTTGTTCACAGCCAGATCAATGTTTGAAGGACACTTCATTACATCTCATGTATCTATCTCAATCATAATCTCATCTATCTTGTATTCTCAttcctgtctcctttttctGGGCAGAATAAGGGAGGTGcaccaaaagagaagaaaaatcgTGAAAAATCATGTCCCAGTATTCCATACACACAGAGGAAAGTGTTGCTTTGAAGAAAGCTCCTTTGTTATCAGCTCGATGTTCTATTTTTTGCCCCAATATTGACATTGCAGAGCCTGTCCTGCACAGCCAACAATGCCAGGCATCAATGAAGTAGTCCTACTGGAGGCAGCTTTATAAAAATCAGCTTCCAGATGGTGCATCAGTTTGATGTACGACCTTAGCAATGTGCAGGCCAAATATCTGAATTAGAGCAGACCTGCCAATAAACTGGGCTGTATTAACCCTACAGGGTGTATGTGCTTCAGTGTAGCTTTATGCTAGGTCAGAGAGCTGAGGCCGGGGAATTGTGTAAATTGCAACTCAAAACACACTGACTTGTCAGTTTTGCTCAATGGTTGGAGCAGGACAGCTGTTACTGGCTCTTTGGTTGCACTCAGCATTGCTCTTTGCAGGGTGCCAAGTCCCTCATGCCTCTTGTATGCCTGCCACTCGAGGGACAAGTGACACACTGCACGAAAAACACTGCGTAGTtgaaaaaatgagtaaaatatCTCTCTGTTCCTGGTTCTTTTCCTAGCCAACTGTTGCAATCCCACAGCCGTAGTTGGCTGTTGTACTCACTCCCTAAATACTTTGAGCACAGTAACCAGTTTGGCTGCCTAGCTAACATCTGGGCCATGGGAAAGGGCAGGAAACTGACAAGCAGGTCCTCCAACTGCCCTCCTCCTTCTGTCTCCTCTCAACTATTACAGCATGCAAAAGGACCTTTCCCATCTCCCTGCAAACCTTTCCCACAGAAAAAGCAGGCCCTTTGTAGCTGCCACCTCTATCCCCTTCTTGTCACTCAGGCTGGGAAGAGGCAAGCACTGATGGGAGCAGCTGATTTGGGACTATGGAGGCATCTGATTCAAGAACAAGACTCCTGGGCCCTCCTGTGTTCTGTCTCACTGGTGGGACAGAGAAGTGGAGACCATTGTCTCTCTTGGCTGGTAAGAAACAGTGAGATGAAGAGGAAGGTGAGGGCCTGAAGGGGATTGTGGCCAGCATCTGGAAGGCAGGCCCTCTCAGGACCCTTAGAAGGGTCAGAGCAGGTTCTCAAGTGCAACTCATCACAATCAGGCTCTCCAATGTGAATTCTCAAGGCTTTGTTATGACTAGTGAAGTGGTACGAGCTGGGGATCTTAACTTTGGGAAAGGGAGAAGTCAGATCTTCAGACTTTCAGAATACTTTATCTCATGCAGCTACTtgtttttttatgttaaaaaaaaaaaatgttatgcaTGTAGTTGTTATAAAACTGGAAATGTGACATTTCCACTGAAATGTGTAATTACTCATTACTGGAGATGAGGTGGGCTCATCAAATCCCAGACACAGCTGGGTGCATTGCTTAAGCTAAATGAACACCGAGAACacacaggacagaaaagaaTGGCAAAAAGTAACAGCCTGACTTTGGCTGTGTAAGAAAACATGTAGTTTTTAAATGACATGGGACCTTGCTCTAATATTAGGACGTGGGCCTGCCACAGCCAGAGTCTCTGAGTTGTCAATGGAGACCTGTTCTGGTGAATTAATTAAACTCTCCTCCCAGTATAAGTGCCACAGGACTCTGGGATGTTTTATGTTTTGCACTTTCTCCAAGATCAacctctccagctgctttgttttaagcCCTGCATTTCTGTCCTCCAGGAGGGAGTCAGATCAACTTAGGAAACATAGATGGAGTTTTGCATGGGGCTGGAGGAGTGCCCGAAAGCATATCTGGGACTCTAATTTGTAGCCCCCAAAACATCACAGCGGTATCACAGTGACCATCAAGTTGCAGGGACTGCTGATTGGTCTTGGAATCTAAGGCCTGGTTCTTCTCTTGCTCCAAGGTAAACCAGAAACAGAGGTACCGCAGTTACCTCGTTGACCCCAGGCATTGCATGGTGTGTGTGAACTTTGCATGGGTACTGCACTTTATTTGCTGCCTTCTAACACCAGCACAAAAGTTCCATGGCAGAAAGGACGTTATGCTTTACTCACTGCTCCTTAGTtccatattaaaaatgtttcagccATTCTGTTATGGACCAAATATGAACTATGCAGAGTTTTTCAGTGAGAGAATGCTGTCTGTGCATGCAAGGAAGCCTCCTGGCTAGAATGGTTAATTTGACCAGGAGGTCAAAAGGCAATTGCTGCTCATGGCAAGTGATTTGGACAAGGCCTGTCTTGCTAGAGCAAGCATTTGGGACTTCAGAGTGCCAGCTTCTGGAGGCCAAGACTGCCACCCATACTGTGCAGGACTCTCACAGTCTTTGGCTGGCACCACAGCTGTCATTTTGGGGCATGGTGTGAGTCAATTCCAAAGCAAAGCAGGTAGAcatgtttttctgcctttgtggGTGGGCTCAGCAAACACCAAAAGACTCAGAAGTGgctcctccccatcccctgaCAAAGGCTGTCCAAGGAAGACCCAGGGGTATGCCTGGGTATCCCCCCTGaggagatgtttcagctgcaaTGCAGTAGGGCATGTAGGGCCAGTGCTAGCCTGCCCATGCTGCCAGCCTGGCCGAGGCCCTCAGGCTCTGGTGTGGCCGGACCACCTTCCCCATGGAAGGTGCTGTTCCTCACTAATGTGGCACTTACATGACTCCCCTCTCGTACTTCAGACAGTACAAGACACAGACTTAGCTGTGTCTGGGGCTCGAGACTACTCCCTGCTGACCACCATGTGTGCGGCTGCTGagggctggcagagcatgaggcaACAGTTCAGGGTGACTTAGAGGAGCCGCACTTGCCCCTGCCAACTCTGGGCTTGCAGGTGGCAAGGGAGGGAGGGTGGTGGGAGCAGGAAGGTGTGCCAGCACGGGAAAGTGGCACTGACCCCTTGTCtgtgcacagcagagctgctgcacccAGAGGTTTCAGCACGGAGGATAGCTTCCATCCAGACCCTGCCTGTCCCACACACGTGTGCTCCCATGCACAGCAGCACCTCACTGCCGGCAGCCATGGGGCCTGCCACAGGGTCTGGAAACGACCAGTGGGGATAGATACACACAGATGAGCAACCATGGCTGTTGCTGCAATGGTCTGAGGATACAGAGGGAAGCATCGGCTGCAGAGAGGGACAAGATCTTTTATGATACACACTGGCACAGCTGGGCATATGCCCCCATCACTGGCCAGACCTAGGCCCTCTTTTGGGAAAATGGTTTAGACCTCCATATCCTTGAGCAGTTAAACTCCACAGTGGATAGAAGTTAGACAGCAAAACTGCCACAGCAAGGGGGAGATGTGTGCAGTTAAAGCCAGCAAAAGTGCAGTTAAGCTGGCAGAAAATACTGTGGGAAACTGCTCCCAGCCCTTGGGGAAGTCCCACCGGACCATGGAGTGCCCCAGCTCCCGGAGCAGACCCCCCTCCCTGGTGCTGCCTGCTCCACATCTCCACAAGGCGATGCCCACAGGCCTCACTCCCGCGATTCCTCCCCACAGCATTTCCCAACTGGGATGAAGGCTATTAGGATGACCCCCTCCCAGATGGAGCCCCAGTGGACTCACCAGATCCTTGGAGGTGCCAAGCCTTGTCAAGCCATCCAGGGGCAGCAGGTCAGCAGAGTCCTTGTGCACGAACTGGGTGGCCTGTTTAAGGCgcctcttctgctgcagaatagctttgttcctcagctccaccTCACACTCCTGTCGCTCCAGGTCAGAAGTACCCtcactctgcttttcctcccgGTCTCCTTGTCCCAGTGGCAGAGGGCAGCCCTTTCTTGTGCTCATGGTGAAGATCCAGACAAAACAGGTCCTTCTTTGTATACTGGGGTGTTCCCTGAAGTTGTCTTCTGGTGTTTGCCTTCCTAAGGCTGACTCAGTCTCTGagctcctttcccttccctatagctctccttctctccctttccctgcctttcttCTGGCTCTCTTAATTATAACTCACCCATCTCTGAAGCGTCTCTGTACCTTTTTAACCTTCTGTCCTCTCCACTCCCTCGGTGTCCCTCTGTCCCTcacctctttctctccctctcgTCTCCTGCCCTGactgcagctcttcctcttccagtcAGTGGGTCCCTGTCGTAACAGAAAAAGCCCCACGTCAGAAACCAATTTCCATAAATTACAGCAGAGCCGGCAAGATGCTCCAGCTGGAAAAATCCAGCAGCAGAAGGATGGTCCCGCTACTGGGGGCTGGACTTACCTCCCTTCGGCTGTGCATGCGCACGAGCGCATGTGTGTttgagtatgtgtgtgtgtagacTGCCTATTCCCTCCCCTCCATACACTGAAGAGACAGTAAATCAGGTTATGCATTTCAGTGTCTCTGCTGTGGGAGCTTTGACGCATTTTAGTGAATCTGTATATACTGGCAGTGACATGATTCAGCCCAGGAGatgatgcagtgctgtggtaAATGCGAGAGAGCATCTGCCTCAAGGCTCTTGGCAGGCATGCCCAGTctcatttctgcagtgtgtTATGCATTTGCAATAGGCTGCGCTGAAGGATTTTACTATGTAGTTAGATTGAATCGAAATGATGAAGGCCTGGTTTCTGCTTCCAGACAGGGCAAAGGTATTGGACCTGACTCTGCCCTCATTTTCACCCCTCTCCACCTAGAGAAATTTCCCCATGGCTGCAGAAGCCTAAAATCACTGGCTTGTTGATACCAGTGGACTTGACTCCGTGTTTGTGCTAAGAATATGCTGACATGGCTACACTGTGGGATGCCTGAACCAGAGCAGACATCCCTCCTCTCAGGTGAGAGAGGACGTGGCAGAGCTCACCTTTTCAACTTTCTGCCTCCATGTTATCCTGCTTGAAACTGTAAGTTCAACTTGCACtgaaactgctttattttgatCCCTTTTCACTGATGAATGCACTGCCTTAGTAAGCATCAGTTCTGACATCACATACAGGGGAGGAAACTGAGTTTTAATCAGGTGTGAAGCTGAGGACAGCATGACCTTTCCACGAATGTCACCTGGGAATGAAACAGCGTTCATATACAACACAGAAGGAATAGCAGCAGCAGACTATGCAAGCAAAGGAAggctttctgtttctccctttcttattttccagcttAGTAGTATGTAACATTCCAACATTACTGATGCCCATTATTTCTATGTTCTAGATTGTACATAACAGGAGTTTGCAATGTTAGGAAGTAAATCCAATGTACAAAGGTAAGTCCAGTCAGCCATCGTGAGACCTCAGTGTGGTCACAGAAACTACAAAAAAGTTAGCCTTAATGCAAAACAAACCCTGGTGTTTACCTTTAACTGCTTGCTACTCACCACAGTGTTTGCATTTCTCTTGGGATCTTTAGTTCTCAAATGTTAGAAGGGAGGCTGGTCATTTTTAGAGTCATTGTGAAATTTGAAGAGGTTAATCTTTTTGTTCCCAATATGCTAACTCTTTTGCACAATGTATCACGGTTCCAACAGCACCAGCCTGCAGAACCAGATTTGGCAGGAATGGGAGTAGAAATATATTCTAACTGCTTTACACTATAAGGCCAAACTCCAACATCATAATGCAGGCAGAATCTCATGAAGAGCTCAGCAGAGCTCTTCATTTTCAACTGTCATTCATCTATCTGCAAGCCAAATTAAGAAGAGAGTCTAAATGATAGATATTCCTACAGAAGCTGTGTTCCCATGgtcttgttttcttgcttctaGGTTGTCATGATTCCTGATTTACATACACTTTTGACCTCATGTGGCCTCACTGAGCATCCTTCAAGTCTTGTTATCAAGTCCTTTAACCACCCCCATAAAGCAGTACTGAATCATGCACTTCTACTCTCATGCAGGGCCAAAAGGTGTTTCCCCTCCTGCTGACTGTGAATACCACAGCAGGCCAGCCTTGACAACATAGCTCTGTGTCAGCTGGAGCAACAGCAGTGCCAACTTTATTAAAGGCTCAGAACGGATCTTAACACTATAAAGTAGAACAGGACATCTTGGGACCAGATCCCATGCAGTCCCTGCCTTGAAGTCTGTAGGCAGAGTTACACAATTTCTGATGAGATTGCCTCCCACCTTGGGTATGCATGTGGACATGAAGGGGAGAAAGTGCTCGTAGTTGTCAGTCCCAGTTGCTCTTTGCAGCTAGCTACCCTTTATTCTTGCACAGCTCTTTGACAAAGCCTAATCAAAATTGGTTTGCcttgcagctgtgctggagccacTGCTTGAATAGTCCTGATTTAGGGTCTGACCAGCTAACCCTGGCCCCTAActcacaaaatatttctctcctAGTGACTAAAGTAGAGAATTCTTCGAATCTTGTTTAAAGCTTTCTCACCTCCTTCATCCCTTCTGCTCCAAAGACCAGGTCACTTAAATCTTTATATCCTGTGGTGTGTTAGTTCCCAGATCTGGCAAAAATCCCTAGCATTTTGATGGAGAATGGAGTCATCTAAgatattattttctctcttcagagGCATGCTGGGTTCTAGgtcacagggttttttttctattcaacTATTACTTTTTCCATCCTGTTCTTAAACAGAGTGTATTTACTAAGTAGGTTAGGTGCTTTCAGAGTTTTTTTCAGAATGGACACTCTTAAAAGTTTTCTAATGGAGAGCCAGACAACGCAGCAAATTTAGGTTCATTCCCAGTAGCTATGCCTTTCCCTGTCAAATAGTATATGCTATACCTGGAAAATAGTATATGACTCACCAACAACCtgtgttagaaaaataaaacagatttagaCCTAATTCAGAACTAGTGCCCATATTTATGAGGAAAGGCactgaaaagcagtatttcccAGTATCTGACCCAAAGAAACAGGAGAGGGTCAATATTCTGGGCAGATATTCCTTTGTTGAAGAAATTCTGGAACCTGGAGTAATGAAGGGGAGGAATGGACTCGTTTGCTGAAAGAAGCAACTCCCAGATTAAAGAATATGAGACAGAATAAAGGTTTTATCTCCCTCTATTAGGAGCATCAGGAAGTATCTCAGCTGTTCAAGGAGCTGCTCTGTTGAAGGCTTTCACTGATTTGACTTTAAATTTCACAAGCTGAGGTTCTTTCAccacagattttccttttttctcactTCTGGAAAGCTTTACCTATCCTAATCattcctctttaaaatattctccTACTACTTTTGCAACTTCTAATACTTGTTGCCTTCTTAGAGAATTCTCTTCAGATTTGAGTTTTTATCTCTTTCAACAATTTGGAAACTGTTATTTCATCCTCTTGTAGTGCCAACACAGTGCAGGTGGGAGGGTGGATTGTAGATAAAGAGCTTTACATTGCTTTTGTGTCAAGCTGGACTGTTACAGAGCTCAGCAGTAGCCCCCACATTATGTAGGCAGCCCACAGGTTGTTTCTGCATTACACCAGTTCTCAAGGTACTACCTCAGTTTGGTAGAGTAAGCTTCAAGTGGCTGTAAAAGTGACCTAAAAGCAACTATGGCAAGGCCAGGAGATCCTTCGTGGTGGCCTAGTGCAGGATCACTATGGGATGACTTTCTGCTCATCCTCTGGAATTCTCACAGCCTGTGCACAGTCTGCGGATGCACAGATGGTGAAGAGGAGGGATGAGAGGACAAACCTTACTCAGGCAAACTACGCatgcttctctttccccttctatctctggaaaaaaaattctttatttaaaaaaaagcttcctCTGCTTTGAATTCCCTCCAGTTTGTCTATTTGGATAATAAAATAGCTTCCTATTCTTCAAACAATAAGTAGCAGGTTAGAGGATTTATATCTGTGAATATGCCTGGCAAGTTTCCTTGAGATAAATGTCGTCTCAGATGTACATAATGTTTTAAGCTGAGCTGCTGGACAGCAAAGTGTGTCCTGCCAGTAAGGTCAGTCAGAAAATGGAATAGGTTGCATAATTTGGCCATTCAGGGTCAAGTCTCCGTAGTCATCTGCCACAAGGGCTAGATTTATGAAAACATTGTGGCAAACTTGGAACACTATTGTCCAATATGAATTCCCCATGCTGTGTAAATGTTGCTTGTAATGATTTTTGTCCTGTCTATTTTGATTTCACTGCTTGAGCAAAGCTGCATACAAAGGAGCCTGTTCTGTTTGGTAAAAACAGTCAGCATTGTCACAGAACAGTTGCTGATCATGGAACAGGCAATACAAAATTCCCACTTCCATTACATTGCTGCATGAATTACATTAGATGACTTAGACTTTGTTTtcacaaggggaaagaatatcCACTCTTAATACAGAGTAATGCACATCACAATGGCAACTACCTTACACATGCCAGAAGTTATCTGTGCTCATGAAGATGTTTAGAGAATAATTTCTGGTAGGAATGTGCTTATCAATTAAAGTATTCAAGAGTCTGAGATGATGGATAATTGCATATTTAAAGCCAATAGCACGGTACTTGGAAACGTGCAATCTCAAAGATGTCTCCTGTGTGTGTCTCTTGgtagttattttcatttcactgtcCCTCCACTTCCTATCCTTAGGGAGAACAGTATTTCCATTATCTACTTAGCCTAAGGCCAAGAATGCATTTGTCCCTGACAcgaacagatttcttttttttaaagtctctaTATTCTGccataataataatgaa
The window above is part of the Strigops habroptila isolate Jane chromosome 3, bStrHab1.2.pri, whole genome shotgun sequence genome. Proteins encoded here:
- the NRIP2 gene encoding nuclear receptor-interacting protein 2, translating into MSTRKGCPLPLGQGDREEKQSEGTSDLERQECEVELRNKAILQQKRRLKQATQFVHKDSADLLPLDGLTRLGTSKDLQPHSVVQRRLLEGNLNKLLGETRVQSAWVPSPLAKDQEEKMEKREDKRKETSSLLIQCQCQGQVLKATVNTGCLPNFISKSCLNQLGLEEVSAMDCGDLSLPIPSVVGRVEHMELQFGQETVLCSALVVDDEMLEFCIGLQTLLSLKCCIDLEEGVLRFKALSQELPFLHASEEPGQ